Proteins encoded together in one Sulfuricurvum sp. window:
- a CDS encoding molybdopterin biosynthesis protein MoeB — translation MFILENGNVIFRYGKDSYEKAIEAACEAFKLDKDEDELITTTAHNSCYNCLYRRWTRESFICMKKGTYAN, via the coding sequence ATGTTTATACTAGAAAATGGAAATGTTATCTTTCGATACGGCAAAGATTCTTACGAAAAAGCGATTGAAGCGGCATGTGAAGCGTTTAAACTTGATAAAGACGAGGACGAATTGATCACCACTACGGCACACAATTCTTGCTATAACTGTCTTTACCGTCGATGGACACGAGAAAGCTTTATCTGTATGAAAAAGGGGACTTATGCAAACTGA